Proteins found in one Drosophila busckii strain San Diego stock center, stock number 13000-0081.31 chromosome 2R, ASM1175060v1, whole genome shotgun sequence genomic segment:
- the LOC108594641 gene encoding segmentation protein even-skipped — MVSYKSKSKTYGNNQLTFSFSYLLLECLSSPDNSLNGSRNSEIPADPSVRRYRTAFTRDQLGRLEKEFYKENYVSRPRRCELAAQLNLPESTIKVWFQNRRMKDKRQRIAVAWPYAAVYSDPAFAASILQAAANSVGMPYPPYAAAAAAAANPMLATGMPTMPVPGHAAYGQYRYAPYHIPARPAPPAPHMHPHAHHQHSAAAMQAAVMNAAAPMAAYPAAMLGAAAAGMPPSYAVPKTHTPPLDLQSSSSPHSHSSTLSLSPVGSDHTKVFDRSLSPLRTTAHNNTTSSPLPAPGLLMPSAKRPASAMSPPPATQITEPKPKLFKPYKTEA; from the coding sequence ATGGTAagttacaaaagcaaaagcaaaacttatgGGAACAATCAACTAACTTTTAGTTTCTCTTATTTACTTTTAGAGTGCCTGTCTAGTCCGGACAACTCGCTGAATGGCAGTCGCAATTCGGAGATACCCGCTGATCCGTCGGTTCGTCGCTATCGAACTGCATTTACACGCGATCAGCTGGGACGTCTCGAGAAGGAGTTCTACAAGGAGAACTATGTGTCGCGTCCGCGTCGCTGCGAGCTGGCCGCACAATTGAATCTGCCCGAGTCGACCATCAAGGTGTGGTTCCAGAATCGCCGCATGAAGGACAAGCGTCAGCGCATCGCCGTCGCCTGGCCCTACGCTGCCGTCTACTCCGATCCCGCTTTCGCCGCTTCCATTCTGCAAGCAGCCGCCAATAGCGTGGGCATGCCCTATCCTCCctacgccgccgccgccgccgctgccgccaatCCCATGCTGGCCACCGGCATGCCCACAATGCCAGTGCCCGGACATGCTGCCTACGGCCAGTACCGCTATGCGCCCTATCACATTCCCGCTCGCCCAGCGCCACCCGCACCACACATGCATCCACATGCGCATCATCAACACTCCGCCGCCGCCATGCAGGCTGCAGTTATGAACGCCGCCGCTCCCATGGCCGCCTATCCCGCTGCCATGTTgggcgccgctgccgccggcATGCCGCCCAGCTATGCTGTGCCCAAGACGCATACGCCACCGCTGGATCTGCAATCCTCCTCCTCACCGCACTCGCACTCCAGcacgctctcgctcagtcCCGTCGGCTCCGATCACACCAAGGTCTTCGATCGCAGCCTCAGCCCACTGCGCACCACTGCACACAACAACACCACCAGCAGTCCTCTGCCCGCACCTGGTCTGCTCATGCCCAGCGCCAAGCGTCCCGCCTCCGCCATGTCGCCACCACCCGCCACACAGATCACAGAGCCCAAGCCAAAGCTCTTCAAGCCATACAAGACTGAGGCGTAA
- the LOC108594980 gene encoding trypsin beta-like produces MLKFVILLSVVACAFGAAIPEGLLPQLDGRIVGGTATTIGNYPYQISLQRNGGHSCGGSIYNSRVIVTAAHCLQGVSASALRIRAGSSYWNSGGVVISVASFKNHEGYNGNTMVNDIAVVRLSSALSFNGNIKAIGLAGSTPNNGVAAVVTGWGTLKSGGSSPSQLQKVDVNIVGRTQCQSGTYSYGSEIKATMICAAGSGKDSCQGDSGGPLVSGGVQVGVVSWGRGCAAPKYPGVYSNVAELRSWVANNA; encoded by the coding sequence ATGTTGAAGTTTGTGATTTTGTTGTCGGTCGTTGCCTGCGCTTTTGGTGCTGCCATTCCTGAGGGTCTCCTACCCCAGTTGGATGGACGCATTGTTGGCGGTACTGCCACAACTATCGGAAACTATCCTTATCAGATTTCTCTGCAGCGTAATGGCGGCCACTCCTGCGGTGGTTCCATCTACAACAGCCGCGTTATTGTGACTGCTGCCCATTGCCTCCAGGGAGTGTCCGCTTCCGCCCTGCGCATCCGTGCTGGTTCCAGCTACTGGAACTCTGGTGGTGTTGTCATCAGCGTTGCTAGCTTCAAGAATCACGAGGGATACAACGGAAACACAATGGTCAACGATATTGCTGTTGTCCGTCTCAGCAGCGCCCTGTCCTTCAACGGCAACATCAAGGCTATCGGTCTGGCTGGCTCCACTCCCAATAacggtgttgctgctgttgtcaccGGTTGGGGAACTCTTAAGAGCGGCGGCTCTTCTCCCTCACAGCTTCAGAAGGTTGATGTTAACATTGTCGGCCGCACCCAATGCCAATCCGGCACTTACAGCTATGGTAGCGAAATTAAGGCAACTATGATCTGCGCCGCTGGCTCCGGCAAGGACTCATGCCAGGGTGACTCTGGTGGCCCATTGGTTTCTGGTGGTGTGCAAGTTGGTGTTGTTTCCTGGGGTCGTGGCTGCGCCGCTCCCAAATACCCCGGTGTTTACTCCAATGTTGCCGAGCTTCGTAGCTGGGTGGCTAACAATGCTTAA
- the LOC117135103 gene encoding trypsin beta-like, which produces MLKFVILLSVVACAFGAAIPEGLLPQLDGRIVGGTPTNIGDYPYQISLQRNGGHSCGGSIYNNKIIVTAAHCLQKVAASALRIRAGSSYWNSGGVLINVSGFKNHEGYNANTMVNDIAIIHLSSPLTYSSNIRPINLASSSPNNGAVAVVTGWGTTNNGGSIPDTLQEVFVDIISPDMCASSKYGYGSQIKATMICAAASGKDACQGDSGGPLAANNVLVGVVSWGIGCAQPNYPGVYANVADLRSWVISTA; this is translated from the coding sequence ATGTTGAAGTTTGTGATTTTGTTGTCGGTCGTTGCCTGCGCTTTTGGTGCTGCCATTCCTGAGGGTCTCCTACCCCAGTTGGATGGACGCATTGTTGGAGGTACTCCCACTAATATCGGGGATTATCCGTATCAGATTTCTCTGCAACGTAATGGCGGCCACTCTTGTGGTGGTTCcatctacaacaacaagattATTGTCACTGCTGCTCATTGCCTGCAGAAAGTGGCCGCTTCCGCCCTGCGCATCCGTGCTGGTTCTAGCTACTGGAACTCTGGTGGTGTTCTCATCAATGTTTCTGGCTTCAAGAATCACGAGGGATACAACGCAAACACAATGGTCAACGATATTGCTATCATCCATCTAAGCAGTCCCCTGacctacagcagcaacatcaggcCTATTAATCTGGCAAGCTCCTCTCCTAATAAcggtgctgttgctgttgtcactgGTTGGGGAACTACTAACAACGGTGGCTCAATCCCCGATACGCTTCAGGAGGTTTTCGTTGACATTATCAGCCCGGATATGTGTGCATCCAGCAAATACGGTTATGGTAGCCAAATTAAGGCAACTATGATCTGTGCCGCTGCCTCCGGCAAGGACGCCTGCCAGGGTGACTCTGGTGGCCCATTGGCCGCTAATAATGTGCTCGTCGGTGTTGTTTCCTGGGGCATTGGCTGCGCCCAGCCCAACTACCCCGGTGTCTATGCCAACGTTGCCGATCTCCGTAGCTGGGTGATTAGCActgcttaa
- the LOC108594640 gene encoding serine protease 53, translating into MLKFVIVLSFIACAFGAAIPEGLLPQVDGRIVGGVATSISSFPWQISLQRNGGHSCGGSVYNSRIIVTAAHCLQSVSAASLQIRAGSSYWSSGGVVSKVAAFRNHEGYNPNTMINDIAIIKLSTPLSFSSTIKAIGLASYAPGNGAAASVSGWGTQSSGSSSIPSQLQYVNLKIVDRSQCASSSYSYGSAIKSTMICAAAAGKDSCQGDSGGPLVSGGQLVGVVSWGYGCADARYPGVYANVADLRSWVVNNSNAIRKCEETITIKDNEIFNQITFTCNMFKFVILLSVIACAFGAAIPEGLLPQLDGRIVGGVATSISSFPWQISLQRNGGHSCGGSIYNSRVIVTAAHCLQGVSASALRIRAGSSYWNSGGSVVSVASFKNHEGYNAKTMVNDIAVIRLSSALSFNGNIKAIGLASSTPNNGAAAVVSGWGTLKSGGSVPAQLQKVDLKIVGRTQCASSTYSYGSEIKATMICAAASGKDSCQGDSGGPLVSGGQLVGVVSWGRGCAAPKYPGVYANVAELRGWVSNNA; encoded by the exons ATGCTCAAGTTTGTGATTGTCTTATCGTTTATTGCCTGTGCGTTTGGCGCTGCAATCCCGGAGGGTCTGTTGCCCCAGGTGGATGGACGCATTGTTGGTGGCGTTGCCACCAGCATCAGTAGCTTTCCCTGGCAGATATCACTGCAGCGTAATGGCGGCCACTCCTGCGGTGGCTCGGTCTATAACTCAAGGATTATTGTAACTGCTGCTCATTGCCTGCAATCCGTCTCCGCTGCCAGTCTGCAAATCCGTGCTGGTTCCAGCTACTGGAGTTCTGGTGGTGTTGTCTCGAAGGTGGCTGCCTTCAGAAACCACGAGGGTTACAATCCAAACACAATGATAAACGATATTGCTATCATTAAATTGAGCACGCCACTATCCTTTAGCTCCACCATCAAGGCTATTGGCCTGGCTAGCTACGCTCCCGGAAACGGCGCTGCTGCCTCTGTTTCCGGCTGGGGTACTCAGTCCTCTGGCTCCAGCTCGATCCCATCCCAGCTGCAATACGTTAATTTGAAAATCGTCGATCGCTCACAGTGCGCTTCATCCTCATACAGCTATGGTAGCGCCATTAAGAGCACCATGAtctgtgctgctgccgctggcaagGACTCCTGCCAAGGTGACTCCGGTGGCCCATTGGTATCTGGTGGACAGCTTGTTGGTGTTGTCTCTTGGGGCTATGGCTGCGCAGATGCCAGATATCCAGGTGTCTACGCCAATGTGGCTGATCTTCGCTCCTGGGTGGTGAACAATTCCAATGCTATC CGAAAATGCGAAGaaactataactataaaaGACAACGAAATTTTCAACCAAATTACATTCACTTGTAACATGTTCAAGTTCGTGATTTTGTTGTCGGTCATCGCCTGCGCTTTCGGTGCTGCCATCCCTGAGGGTCTTCTGCCCCAGTTGGATGGACGCATTGTTGGTGGCGTTGCCACCAGTATCAGTAGCTTTCCCTGGCAAATTTCTCTGCAGCGTAATGGCGGCCACTCCTGCGGTGGTTCCATCTACAACAGCCGCGTTATTGTGACTGCTGCCCATTGTCTGCAGGGAGTGTCCGCTTCCGCCCTGCGCATCCGTGCTGGCTCCAGCTACTGGAACTCTGGTGGCTCTGTCGTCAGCGTTGCTAGCTTCAAGAATCACGAGGGATACAACGCCAAGACCATGGTTAACGATATTGCTGTCATCCGTCTAAGCAGCGCCCTGTCCTTCAACGGCAACATCAAGGCTATCGGTCTGGCTAGCTCCACCCCCAATAacggtgctgctgctgttgtctccGGTTGGGGAACTCTTAAGAGCGGCGGCTCAGTCCCCGCTCAGCTCCAGAAGGTTGACCTTAAGATCGTCGGTCGCACCCAGTGTGCATCCAGCACTTACAGCTATGGTAGCGAAATTAAGGCAACTATGATCTGCGCCGCTGCCTCCGGCAAGGACTCCTGCCAGGGTGACTCTGGTGGCCCATTGGTTTCTGGTGGCCAGCTCGTCGGTGTTGTTTCCTGGGGTCGTGGCTGCGCCGCTCCCAAATATCCCGGTGTCTATGCCAACGTTGCCGAGCTCCGTGGCTGGGTTTCCAACAATGCTTAA